From the Solanum pennellii chromosome 4, SPENNV200 genome, one window contains:
- the LOC107018088 gene encoding uncharacterized protein LOC107018088 — MGFSGIPALTRHYAFCYLASVSPFSSSLIHITPSTKLLTRKFSLPIRMSSTNPNVKKHIAPYGSWKSPITADIVSGSTKRLGGFSVDSLGRLFWLESRPTESGRAVIVKEPGKPGEDPIDVTPKDFAVRTLAQEYGGGDFCIQGDILIFSNYNDQRLYKQSISSLDSAPLPLTPDYGGRSVCYADGVFDSRFNRYVTVREDQRESGINAITTIVSIALSSNSDQEPRLLVGGNDFYASPRIDPKGDRIAWIEWGHPNMPWDRSELWVGYISDNGDVQNRICVAGGDPTLVESPTEPLWSSQGELYFVTDRKSGFWNIYKWVESSNEVLPVYSLDAEFTRPLWIFGMKSYDFLKNHDQDTLIACSYRENGKSYLGVLDVNLGKISVLDIPFTDINNITSGVHSLYVEGASAVHPSSIAKVTLDDQRTEVIDFKIMWSSSSVSEMYNSYYSRPELIKFPTDVPGQYAYAYFYPPTNTDFQASHGKTPPLLLRSHGGPTAEARGCLNLTIQYWTSRGWAYVDVNYGGSTGYGREYRERLLGNWGIVDVNDCCNCAKFLVDSGRVDGERLCITGSSAGGYTTLAALAFKDVFKAGASLYGIGDLQLLRAETHKFESHYTDNLVGDEKAYFERSPINFVDHFSCPIILFQGLEDKVVSPDQARKIYQALKEKGLPVALVEYEGEQHGFRRAENIKFTLEQQMVFFARLVGRFDVADEVTPVKIDNFE, encoded by the exons ATGGGTTTTTCAGGCATACCCGCTCTCACTCGTCACTATGCTTTCTGCTACTTGGCATCAGTATCACCATTCTCATCTTCACTCATTCACATTACTCCTTCAACAAAGCTACTCACCAGAAAATTCTCTCTTCCCATTAGAATGTCTTCTACAAATCCCAATGTGAAGAAACACATAGCACCCTATGGTTCTTGGAAGTCGCCCATCACCGCTGATATCGTTTCTGGATCCACTAAACGCCTCGGTGGCTTTTCGGTTGATTCACTTGGTCGTCTTTTCTGGCTAGAATCTCGACCTACAGAGTCCGG ACGAGCGGTTATTGTGAAGGAACCAGGGAAACCAGGGGAAGACCCTATAGATGTAACTCCTAAAGATTTTGCTGTGAGGACGTTGGCTCAGGAGTATGGTGGTGGTGATTTTTGTATACAAGGAGACATTTTGATCTTCTCTAATTACAATGATCAGAGACTATATAAACAGTCCATTTCGTCCTTAG ATTCTGCTCCGTTGCCCCTCACTCCAGATTATGGCGGACGAAGTGTATGCTATGCTGATGGAGTGTTTGACTCTCGTTTTAACCGTTATGTGACAGTGAGAGAAG ATCAACGTGAAAGTGGTATAAATGCGATTACCACAATTGTGTCTATTGCTCTGAGCAGTAACAGCGATCAAG AACCAAGGCTGTTAGTTGGGGGCAATGACTTTTATGCTTCTCCTCGGATTGACCCCAAAGGGGACCGTATCGCATGGATTGAATGGGGTCACCCAAATATGCCATGGGACAGATCGGAGCTTTGGGTTGGTTATATATCAGACAATGG GGATGTGCAAAACCGCATATGTGTTGCTGGTGGTGATCCTACTCTTGTGGAATCTCCTACTGAACCCCTATGGTCTTCTCAAG GGGAGCTGTACTTTGTAACTGACAGGAAAAGTGGGTTTTGGAATATTTACAAATGG GTAGAGTCTTCTAACGAGGTGTTACCAGTTTACTCTCTCGATGCTGAGTTTACAAGACCCTTATGGATATTTGGGATGAAGTCTTATGACTTTCTTAAGAACCACGACCAAGATACTTTAATTGCCTGCAGTTACAG GGAGAATGGGAAGTCATATCTTGGAGTTTTGGATGTCAACCTAGGCAAAATATCAGTGCTTGATATTCCTTTCACAGATATAAACAACATA ACTTCTGGGGTTCATAGCTTGTATGTTGAAGGAGCATCTGCTGTTCATCCATCGTCAATAGCTAAG GTTACTTTGGATGATCAGAGGACAGAAGTAATTGATTTCAAGATTATGTGGTCATCGTCATCTGTTAGTGAGATGTATAACTCCTATTACAGTCGGCCAGAGTTGATAAAGTTCCCAACAGATGTGCCGGGTCAATATGCATATGCATACTTTTATCCACCAACAAACACCGATTTTCAAGCTAGTCATGGAAAAACACCTCCATTGCTCTTGCGAAGTCATG GAGGTCCTACAGCTGAAGCACGGGGATGTTTAAATCTTACCATTCAATATTGGACCAGTCGTGGTTGGGCCTATGTGGATGTGAATTATGGTGGAAGCACTG GTTATGGCAGAGAATATAGAGAAAGGCTATTGGGAAATTGGGGAATCGTGGATGTTAATGACTGCTGCAATTGTGCCAAATTTTTG GTTGACAGCGGAAGGGTTGACGGTGAAAGACTTTGTATTACAGGGAGTTCAGCTGGTGGTTATACAACATTAGCGGCACTTGCATTTAAAGATGTTTTCAAGGCTGGAGCTTCCTTGTATGGT ATTGGTGATCTGCAATTGCTGAGAGCAGAAACTCACAAGTTTGAATCTCACTATACTGACAATCTAGTTG GGGACGAAAAGGCATATTTTGAGAGGTCGCCTATCAATTTTGTAGACCACTTTTCCTGCcccattattttatttcaggGATTGGAGGACAAG GTAGTTTCACCTGATCAAGCACGGAAAATCTACCAAGCGCTGAAGGAAAAAGGATTGCCTGTTGCACTCGTTGAATATGAAGGAGAGCAGCATGGTTTCCGTAGG GCTGAAAACATTAAATTCACACTTGAACAACAGATGGTGTTCTTTGCGCGTTTGGTGGGACGTTTTGATGTGGCTGATGAAGTTACCCCAgtcaaaattgataattttgagTGA